A region of the Mytilus edulis chromosome 11, xbMytEdul2.2, whole genome shotgun sequence genome:
CACAAATCAGATTTGATATTGAATTAATATGGTGCGTGAATAGAAGGCACAAAAAAATGGCTACAATGTGAAACTATTTAAATCAGTGCTATAACATGTCTGCTGATAGGGCAGTCCATGCAATAGAGTTTTTTAATGTGGTCAGATATTCTACTTGTGCTCTTTCTCACCTGGATCAACAAGAATCCACTCTTTTGACTGAATGTCTAGGCCACAGCGACCTTCTACCAGAGAAATCCCATCAGTCGGTCGTCGACCATCAGGTATAATTTCTCCAGCTAACAGCTTCACAAGAGTCGATTTCCCAACAGAAAATTGACCAGTTACCATGCATCTCATATCAAATGATTCATAGCTGCCCTTCCCATATAAACGATTTAACATGGCAGACTGTTGACCTTTTCCGatggaatctaaaaaaaaaaaaatgtaaagttttgaTGTGTTCatgttgtgaaaaaaaaatgtatccctACACACACTCATAGAAAATTTTTCCTCATTTGTTGGTTAATATGTTGATATGTCATCTTTTCGATATGTCAATGTGTTAAGGTATCCGACCCATAATAGACCACGTGACTAAAATTAATCGAAGTCTACCGAGGTTGATCTTATCTTTTCACCTCGGTATTTTCCGGCGATttccataattttatttttcacatttaaaaaatttgacaaatacaaatattctttCAGTTTCCATTTTAAATTGATTAATTTAGTTGAAATATCTAATTTTAAGTCCGAATATGTGTTTTGGAAGTAACGTAATAATCATATCCAATGTAAACAATAACACAAAATGGCCGACTCGGTCGTCTGTCGCGACAAACGGGGGAGGTTTTCAAAGACACTACAAGAAACAAGTGAACCTGAAGTTgcagaaaacattgaaattgaCCACAATTATGGTGTGGGACACTTATGTATAGCCGGAGCAACAGGCTGTGCCGTTTGCTGCCCCGGCATTGACAAACTTTTGGGGAGTACAAAGATAAATACCAGTACCTCCTGGCATTCTGGGAGAAGATTGGTGGAATGGGGAACACTGCTGGACCATCTTAAATTTTGTTCGAGGTGTTATAACGGCCCTCTTATATTAAGCCACGAGACTATAAAAGGAGAGATGAAGTGTGGACTGGGTGGCTATCTTTATATCCAGTGCACATCGTGCCAGGAATTGAACAGGGTTCCATATGGATCAACGCACAAAGAAAACCCAAGTTCCAACATGTCCAAGGGCATGCCAAGTTTATGTGTGAATACTAAGCTTGGGGCAGGTAAGAAACAATTTAGTATGCCTTtcagtatttatttattattaattattatttgtatcCTATGATCTATCCTTCATTCCGATTCATCATttaacattgtacatgtactgtacTACATGTATTGGTATCTGGTATGTTCACCCTGATTACACACTTGCCGTAGGTTGGTACGTCCTAGTTTTTTCCACCCTgagttcttttttatatagttattaGTTATATGATGCAAATATTCTGcgatttttcaacaaactttgaACCTGAccaatgccaaaaaaaaatagGCGAATGGATCTAGGGCGAATGTGTAACAGGGCGAACAGACCTAGATTTGTATCTATCAATTTCCGGTTTGATTTTCATGAAACAGAAAAATGGTTGGTTTTCCTTCAATTTCATTGTAATAATATCAAGACAggataaataaatacatgtaagtttTAGTCCACTCACCTGCTCACACACGGGTACcccatacatgtattttaagagGGATTAAGTGGGTCCTGATCCAAAAATCCTGGGCTTTTAAACACAAGTAAGAGAAATCATGAGGtcttgaggtaaaaaaaaaatcaatctagtCTATAATcccaaaataaaaacattctacaTGATACCAATtttgagcttaaaaacacctgataaAAGCCTCCCTCTTTTCATCAAGACATTGGATGAGAAATCAGAGAATGTTTTATTCATGAGCAGATTGCCAAAAATAGGACTGAATTatagtatttatcatgtttataagccAAAATCATTTTCAAGATCTCTTTTAccttaattttttatatgaaaagttGTTGTACTCCTACAATAGAAACTTTTTCAATgtcagttacatgtacatgtacttagtAAGAAATATATGAGagatatttatcattttttaaaagcaTTATTCTTGAGAcaccattttttattattttcttacaaaTGGTAATATTTGCTTACATGTAGGAAATCTTGCATGATATTTTGGGAAATAAAAGATGTTAGACTCCAcagctttttttatatataaaaaaaagcaagaTGAAcggacaatatttttattttaatctgtgaaaatacatttcatttataaaacatttacagagGAATATGATCAGCATATATATTAACTCAAATTGATTTTGCTGAGAAAAGCTTTTGTCAAAAATGTCTGCACTTAAATTAAACATACATGCATGTACAAGTGTTGTTAtaatgtacaatgatgtatatataatgttttactttttttcagcAATGATTGATGCCTTAGGTGGTCCTCAGAGGGTAAACAATGTACTGTCCACTTTGAACCTGCCACCTATTTCACATAAGAATTTAAAAGTTATGGAAAGAAGAGCAGGGGAAATGATAGAAGGTTTTGCCAATTTAAGTATGGATCAAAGATGCAGAGAGGCATTTGAAGCTGAAAAGAGGTTAGTTTTCATGTTTACATGTTTTTTAAGACTTAGTATCATGTATGCAGAAAGCATACAAAAaaaggagtttttttttattttaaagaaggaAGTAAAAAACTTGTACAAATGCATGACCTATTTAACACAAATTAAGAACATGTTAAACACCTTTTTATTGAAGTTCTAAAGTGATGAGTCATAGTACTATTCCTCATAAACAgacattttcaataaaattattaacagtttttttgttgttttttttttttttggggggggggggggtgattttTGTGTGTGATTGTTATTAGGAATCATCAAAATTGTATCATAGAATACTTCATAGCCATATATGGGGAAGGGGGTAGGACATTTATCTGGAATCCAggatctggtgtttttaagctcgtgATTTCAGGATTGACCTAATTGTTGGGATCTATAAATTCTTTATTTGAATTTAGGGATGTCtggatttcaatttatttaaaatcgGGAACTCTTAATTTTGTGTTTCtaagcccgggattttgggatGAGGACCCCTCCTATACCCCCCTCATATATAGAATATATTTTATGGTTTAAATAGATTTTCATAACATATCTAAatcattgggttttttttaatcgCAATATTTGCAAAAAGTTGTGTAAGCTTAAAAATTGGTTAAGAAATTGATATAAATTTATTGCTGTTTGATCTTGGTTCAATTGATGTGAATTTCATTAATAGAAATTGTGTATTGAATATATTTTACAGCAATGCTGCAGAGGATGAAAATGGAACTGAGAATATGCTGGAGACTAATACTGATAGTCATACTGACATGACAGATACTAATACTGATAGTCATACTGACATGACAGATACTAATTCAAATAATAGGTATTAGTTACACTGATTTTTTAATTACACAATGTTTATATAAGAAAGGATATGGTAAAATTACATTGTAGATTGACACAAAATCtataatttacataaaattagtatttatttaagcataggaaaaaataaaaaataatgtagcAGGTagggttgccaatgagacaactctccacaagagaccaattgacaaaaaaattaacaacgttaggtcaccgtacagccttcaacaatgaggaaagcccctaacgcatagtcagctataaaattccccaaaatgacaattttttctttcaattttagcataacatatagtggccgctgagggtgaaacaaacaaaaactagaaacaaacttttttttccaaaaaaaaacatagcccccccccccccaaaaaaatgaaatggttgctgccttagggtatctagttttaaaaaatgtgtctggtgacccagcACACCAACTGTGATTTATTCCACTGAAATATTGACATGTTGATTACTGTTCTTTAGTGTGTatctttgaatttgtttgctttttttcaaCAGAAATGAATCTGTGCCAGCTGTTAATTTTTCTGGAATGACTGTTTGTGCTGACCATGGATGGCAGAAAAGGGGATTTGATAGTTTAACTGGTAATGCATATTTAATTAtcttaaaattatataattttgccAGACATTGACAGAGAGAGATTTAGTCATGCTACCGTCCATCATTCCATTTTGTACATACTTACTACTTAGCTCTTACAAAATCTTGAAGTCTATTGATTGTCAAGGTCTTAAAGAGCATAAATGTGGTAATCAATATAAATATTGGCTACCATGAATTATCTGTTAAATCATCTAATAGAGATCTTTTTATATGAAACTATTAGGCCAATTTTAATCAATTCCTTCACATCTAATTTCtattttttgatataaaataGCGAAAATTTATATGTCTGTAGGTCATACATTTTTGATGAGCAAGCGTGAGTATGGTAATAAAGTTATCAAAACAATTGTTAAGCATCGTACGTGTGGAACATGCAAATGGTGGAAGAGAAATAGGCCAGGTAGAAAACCAAGACCACACAGATGTGTGTGGAATCACAGAGGGTCAGCTAGATTGATGGAAAGCCAAGCAGGAATGCAGGCTGTCAAAGAGTTACTGGAACAAGGAACCCCTGTAAAGACTATCGAGGGAGATGGGGATAACACATTGATAGCAAGGCTAAAATCTGAACTTAATTTAACAGTTActaaaaaatttgacaaaaatcataCCATCAAAAACATTGTTGCCAGATTATATgatctacaaaaaaataacaagaatttgaAAATTAGCAGCTTAGTcataagacatttgacaaaatccatcAAATATGTTTTTGCCAAAAATCAAGGTCAACCAGATGACATGAAAAATAACCTGGAAGCATTAATTCCACACCAATTTGGGGATCATAGCCTCTGTCAACCCAGGTTCTGTGGCTACAAAAGGAAACCTAGTGTGAAATACCTTCATAGAAGCTTACCATACAAGACTCCACTATCAGATCCTGTTTTACGAGAAAAACTGCAAAATCTTTTTGAGCCAGTCATTTTGAAGGCAGCTTCTTATGCAGATTTAGGGTCTAGCCAGGCATGTGAGCATGCAAATAGAGCAGCTTCCTTGCGTGCTCCAAAACATCTGCACTATGGAGAGAGTGAAAGCTTGGACTTTCGAGTAAAAGCCTCTGCTGCCTGTATTAATGAAGGAAGAAACTACTTGTCCGAGGttaatcaaaatgaaatttttatgttatttttttctgtttttctgtctTGCATGTCATTTCTGTGCATGGTGTCATTTCAAAGGTTGATTTCAAGAATTGTTTTTGAATGTAGTGACTATTTCCATTGGAAATCCAATTACAATTCATTATTTAGGTAACATATTTCTCCAATTGGACAATAGAATTTATCTGTAAATTTAAgtcacctttttttttaaatacgggtgtaaatataaatgacaaacttaatttatcattaaaatgcattactatttagcaaaacaaaatatgtgttgaaaattataaattatggTATCTGCATTCTTCTGCTTCAATGTTTATcctgtttttttgtattttgactaATAGAGTAAacaaattattgaattaaatttgaTTATTGAAGATTGAGCCTCCCCAAAGAAAGTCTAAAGTCTTTAAAGATGTAATTATATAATaccaaaatatttgataaataaacatctttttttgtaattacaGACATTCAAAAGACATGGACTTTCTCCTGGAAGTTTCACAGTCCCTTACAATTCCAAGAAAGACCATGAAAGAGAAAAAAggcaaaagaaatcaaaattaccaGAACAAAAATTAAGACGATTTAAACTTAAAGAAGAAAGAATTACATCCAAAGGAGCCTGTGAGGCAACAGAAGGAGCTAGCTATGAATCTGGTGAGTGCAATATGAGTCAAGTATGTTTTATTAGGATTTACTAGGAATTCCAAAAACGTGAATATATTATAATGGATTAAAATGGATATGGTTAAAAATATcctgaaaagttaaaaaaaaaaaaaaagaaaaaaaaggaacgTAAGTTCCCGCAAAGGAACCAtgtttttattgctgttcttcatctgtAAAATAAGTGATATTTTCAACAAAGAGAACTCATTCTCACCTCAATGCTAGTTTCAAGACAGCTCCTAACTGCGGTTTGAGTAGTATCACATACATACAAATGTAAGACAATATCAAAAGTTACATAATCCCTGGTATAAATAATGTTTAGAAATTGATGGAAAGggtcctttgtttaataccataatgCATGTGTTTTGTTGTCTTTTATAGAAATAAGTTTTAGTGAACAAGCTGAGGACATTGAGAGGATTCCAGATGCTATCCCGAAGCCTTTATTTACGGCAGTGTCCTCTTTAGACAACCCAACTTTTGTCATCATTGATTTAGAAACTACAGATTTGAGTAAGtatttttctgaaacaaaaattgaaaaaagataaattttaaagataattaCTTGCACATTGAgatcaatatttcaaattattgctgttttgttaatttttccttTGAAGGTCAAAAGCAAAAAAGTTTCATTGAACAAAAACATTGATATTGATTCAAATTATTGCTGATCTCTAAGCATTGTCAATGCAAGCGTCACTTTAGTCATGGGCAAAACAGCAATACACAGATTATGATAGGTCCTCGTCACTCAATCTCTCACTCTCCATGTTAACGCCTATAGTGAGAAAATCAATTACGTGAAGATGACCAACAATAATCTATATAGAACTAGTAATAACTTTTGTAATATATCTTTCATTGTTTATCATGGCTTCATAATCGTTACAATAGAGGATATATCTTTATAATTGCACTTAGTCCAGTTTCATTATAATTATGTTACAAAGGGATACTGTAGacaatatgaaaacaaaacacCTTCAAAATGGTCAACAAACTTgaacaaacatttgaaaaaactgaaattttgatattgattttcTGTATATTTTCAGTCAGAAGAAACATCATTCCTCACATAGTACAGATAGCTGCCAAAGAACACAGAACTCAAACCAGTTTCAACCGTTACATACCACCACAGCTACCAATGTCTAATGAAGCTGAAAAGGTGACTGGTATTGTTTGGGATGGACGAAAGCTTTTTTACAAAGGTGTTGAACTAGACTTTGTTAATATAAAGGTTGCCatatctgatttttttatgtGGTTAAATCAATTCAGTAATGCTGTACTTGTAGCACATAATGGGAAAAATTTTGATTTTCGGGTTTTGTCAACAGCTGTTTATAACTGTAATATGTATGATAATTTTACTCAGATTGTTATGGGATTTATAGACTCATTGGCCCTTTTTAGATCAAACTTTcccaaaatagaaaaatataatcAGCCATTTTTAGCACAACATTTTTGTAAGGAGGAATATAATGCCCACAATGCTGTGGATGATGTAAATATGCTTGATAAAATACTCATTGCTGCTAATGTTTCTAAAGAACTAATGCTTAAACTTTGTTACAATTCTAATTCTCATTTACTGCAAGAAAACTTCATCAAAGCAAAAGCTAAAAACTTGCCAAGCTTTCATCCCCTGATTGCTAGCGGTGTAATGAAAATGACAACAGCAGAGAATATTGCTGGATCAGGTTTGAACTGTGCTcatttaaaacttatttataCTCGTAAAGGAGAAGATGGACTTATTGATGTTCTTATGTCTAAAACTGCTTTTGGTAAGCCAAGAGTttctaatgataaaaaaataatgtgttctgTGGTACAAAAAATAGGCAATATGTTCTCAGAATTGTGAGATTGCTTGAAGAAGTGATCTTTTATGTCATGACTTGTATTATAATCTATACTTTAGTACTATGTTTGAGCAGTTATTCTAAATTTGTATGTATGTGTAATTTTTTTGGTATATTTGTGTATTCAAAATATTCTATCATGCATTATTTTTCTGTGAACTCATAAATGACTTCATaaacattttttctaaaagtagCTACCATTTAGAATAAAAATGAATTGTGCTTACTTGTTTTCTCTCAAATTGACCACATTGTGTGATTTATTAGTCAAAGTTCAGTTTTCTTGTaatttgttgtatgaaatgattaTTCAGCCTTCATGTATCAACATTTTATGTCACCTTTATCTCAAATACATAAATTTGCTAATTTAAtgtattacatttatatatagtgtaacattatttttttaaattcaatttaagTCGATAATAAACATTGAAACAGGTATGACATTTCTGGTTGTCCACTCTTGCAagctttctctttttttttaaactgaacatGTATTTGTAATTCAATTAGAATTTGCTTTACTGACATATTTTATAGAAaaagtctttttttattatataaatatgatcttatttatttgtatcctttttaccatcatgaccatgattatactttatttaaaaaatatcagtataatttgcaaataaatattgaaattttattgacTTTATGTTTTACTATGTGCATGAAGGAGTATAAACCTGATCAAACatatttcaagggagataattgaccTGAGTTCAATGTGAAACAGGAATAATAGGGTATTCTTTAGTGAGCTGTAGTTAATGCTGGtatgaaatcaaataatagtTATCCTCTGGACTCAATAAAGCCTGATGCTGTTTTTGTGATGTCTGGTGTTACACATTGACAAAATTGGAAATATTTGGCATAACTATAAATATTGTCTATGTTTACATTCTTCAAAAACTTCAAACAAATATCTTTGCCACTATATAACACATTATTCATTTTTTCACATACATATACAAACAGGACATACAtccatacatgtattttactaTGTTGCTAAAATAAATGTTTCAACCAATAGATCCCATTAGTTGATATTCACTAGATAAAGGATAGGGTTCAATATTTAGGTCAAAGGGTCAAATTTCAAGGGCATACAgaaatgaaagtaaataaatatgtatactaagTACTATACTTTTAATTCATCCaacttttaacatgtttcaattacttatttttcaacaaaacaagAGAATTGTCTAATTTCAGGTCCCAaaataaccttgacctttgaccgtTTGATCTCAATGTTGAAGTTATTTCTTTATGTACTGCAGATCATAAAGTTAACAAAAACCCACATGTCATAAATTTATTTCCCACAACAGATGAATTGCAGATGAAGCAATTCTTTTAATAAagattacttaaaaaaaatgaccaaaaaaggGATCATGGTATAATTTATGCTCCTAAAATTACTTGACCTTTGACCTGTTGACCCCTAAAGGTCGAAACCAAGCCTTGATCCTTTGGATATCATTAAATGGTCTTTATTAACAAAGGTCATGAAAATTATGGGACCAATAGGAAGatacacttttgaaaatttagCAAAAAGGAAGATTATTGTCCTATTTTAGCTCCtaaaatgaccttgacctttgaccttttgacctttacATGTCATAATTATCAAAGTTAATTATTATTATAagtttatataaagtatattgagTTTTTCTAAAGATTTACATAAATTATACCAAATAACATCAGAACAGTGATACCAATTCTCCATTTAGGATCTGCGACCTtgacattataaatgaaaattctcGAAATCGGTACGGTAAaagtttctaatttttttttttaggatgcAACAATATGTAAAGttaatttaaatgtcaattttga
Encoded here:
- the LOC139495050 gene encoding uncharacterized protein, which encodes MADSVVCRDKRGRFSKTLQETSEPEVAENIEIDHNYGVGHLCIAGATGCAVCCPGIDKLLGSTKINTSTSWHSGRRLVEWGTLLDHLKFCSRCYNGPLILSHETIKGEMKCGLGGYLYIQCTSCQELNRVPYGSTHKENPSSNMSKGMPSLCVNTKLGAAMIDALGGPQRVNNVLSTLNLPPISHKNLKVMERRAGEMIEGFANLSMDQRCREAFEAEKSNAAEDENGTENMLETNTDSHTDMTDTNTDSHTDMTDTNSNNRNESVPAVNFSGMTVCADHGWQKRGFDSLTGHTFLMSKREYGNKVIKTIVKHRTCGTCKWWKRNRPGRKPRPHRCVWNHRGSARLMESQAGMQAVKELLEQGTPVKTIEGDGDNTLIARLKSELNLTVTKKFDKNHTIKNIVARLYDLQKNNKNLKISSLVIRHLTKSIKYVFAKNQGQPDDMKNNLEALIPHQFGDHSLCQPRFCGYKRKPSVKYLHRSLPYKTPLSDPVLREKLQNLFEPVILKAASYADLGSSQACEHANRAASLRAPKHLHYGESESLDFRVKASAACINEGRNYLSETFKRHGLSPGSFTVPYNSKKDHEREKRQKKSKLPEQKLRRFKLKEERITSKGACEATEGASYESEISFSEQAEDIERIPDAIPKPLFTAVSSLDNPTFVIIDLETTDLIRRNIIPHIVQIAAKEHRTQTSFNRYIPPQLPMSNEAEKVTGIVWDGRKLFYKGVELDFVNIKVAISDFFMWLNQFSNAVLVAHNGKNFDFRVLSTAVYNCNMYDNFTQIVMGFIDSLALFRSNFPKIEKYNQPFLAQHFCKEEYNAHNAVDDVNMLDKILIAANVSKELMLKLCYNSNSHLLQENFIKAKAKNLPSFHPLIASGVMKMTTAENIAGSGLNCAHLKLIYTRKGEDGLIDVLMSKTAFGKPRVSNDKKIMCSVVQKIGNMFSEL